A single window of Dermacentor albipictus isolate Rhodes 1998 colony chromosome 1, USDA_Dalb.pri_finalv2, whole genome shotgun sequence DNA harbors:
- the LOC135912048 gene encoding uncharacterized protein gives MSTKQAASSSAPSTEPCNMSDYQTEERNEEQSYRVTKKADIRFNMMTFRYKKRNEVEGPPSQSIAPASQIQAHLEDGAEPLWFPWLRSPMQVLLFLVSGLLHFAMGLIVARSFLMPHFDDASSQSPPDSPPPNG, from the exons ATGAGCACCAAACAAGCCGCCTCAAGCAGTGCGCCCAGCACAG AGCCATGCAACATGAGTGATTACCAAACAGAAGAGCGCAATGAGGAACAATCCTACAGGGTCACGAAAAA agcgGACATTCGCTTTAACATGATGACTTTCAGGTACAAAAAGCG AAACGAGGTGGAAGGCCCGCCCAGCCAATCGATAGCCCCGGCCAGTCAGATCCAGGCTCACCTCGAGGACGGCGCCGAGCCATTGTGGTTCCCCTGGCTGCGGTCGCCAATGCAAGTGCTCCTGTTCCTCGTCTCCGGCCTGCTCCACTTCGCCATGGGGCTCATCGTGGCGCGCTCTTTCCTGATGCCGCACTTCGACGACG CGTCATCGCAGTCACCACCAGACAGTCCGCCGCCGAACGGATGA